TATTGTATTATGGGCAAAAGGTGCATTAGAAAAAGGAAAACCAATGACTGTTGTCAATGACCAATGGCGGACACCAACGCTTGCAGAAGACCTTGCCTTAGGTTGTTATCTGGCAGAAAAGCATAATGCTCAGGGTATTTTTAATATTTCGGGCAAAGATTTGTACCGCATTGATGAGCTGGTAAGAGAAGTAGGCAAATTTTGGAATTTAGACATCAGTCAGATTACAGAGGTCAGCAGTTTGACACTTAACCAAGCAGCAAAACGACCACCTAAAACAGGTTTTGACCTCAGCAAATCAAGGAAGGAGTTGGGTTATGAACCACACAGTTTTACTGAAGGCCTTGCTATTGTCAGAGAACAATTAGCAAAGAACAAAAAATAAGAAGTCGATTAATTTTACTTTGAGAAATTCACTTTGGATTTTGCACAAGTTTGATGGAATGTGATAATTTCTCAAAACCTGCTCTTTTCACCGCAGATTTTTTAAATATTTCTCTATATATGTCTTCTGTCAAGTCAATCCAGTCTTGTTTTTGCAATCCAAATAACTTTTCGTGAGGCATAAAATCAGGTTCCTTGTGTGGAGCTGAAAATCTATTCCATGGACAGACATCTTGGCAAATATCACAGCCAAAAACCCAATCTTCCATTTTAGTTCTGAATTCGCTTGGAATTTCTTCCTTTAGCTCAATGGTCAAATAAGAAATACATCTTTGCGCATTGAGGGTTTTATCGGGCAGAATAGCCTCGGTAGGGCAAGCATCAACACATGCGGTGCAAGTCCCACAGTAATCCTTGGCGTAAGGAGTGTCATACTCAAACTCCAAATCACAAATAATTTCGGCAAGTAAAAAGAAAGAACCGTGTTTTTTGTTAATCAGAATTGTGTTTTTTCCAACCCACCCCAGCCCTGCCCTGCCTGCCCAAGATGATTCTAATACAGGTGCTGAATCTGTAAAAACTCTAAACATAAAATTGCCAAACT
This region of Bacteroidota bacterium genomic DNA includes:
- the queG gene encoding tRNA epoxyqueuosine(34) reductase QueG, whose product is MLADKASALVKQWSAEAGFMLCGIVRAEQLTQEAYTLEKWLNQGYHGKMQWIENYFDMRIDPRKLVPGAKSVICLAYNYFPEESLPADGVKIAKYAYGKDYHYVIKNRMAEITRKMQAEFGNFMFRVFTDSAPVLESSWAGRAGLGWVGKNTILINKKHGSFFLLAEIICDLEFEYDTPYAKDYCGTCTACVDACPTEAILPDKTLNAQRCISYLTIELKEEIPSEFRTKMEDWVFGCDICQDVCPWNRFSAPHKEPDFMPHEKLFGLQKQDWIDLTEDIYREIFKKSAVKRAGFEKLSHSIKLVQNPK